Proteins from one Bradyrhizobium roseum genomic window:
- a CDS encoding mandelate racemase/muconate lactonizing enzyme family protein: MPIKKITCHVVAAPVARPFTSSRGWLYKTRGTCLVEIETDDGITGWGECYGPSAVAKAFIDTQLAPRVIGRDPFDVEVIWEDLYNRIKDYGPKGMSIAAISGIDIALWDIVGKSCNKPVHKLIGGAFRTSVNAYATGLYFTDMDRLVDEAVEEASGYVEKGFKAIKMKIGLGSIKRDFDRVKAVREAIGPDIKLMVDANHCFSVPAAIRLGRRLEELDIEWFEEPISPEDIDGYVEVSRALDMAVAGGENEFTRWGFRDAIVRKAMDIVQPDVCAAGGITECKKIAALASTHGVECVPHAWGSAVGLAATIHFLASIPDQPPSLFPMPPMLEFEQEENPFRDHLAVTPINQVKGVIAVPTGAGLGIEVDRRVIDRYRVA; encoded by the coding sequence TTGCCCATCAAGAAAATCACCTGTCACGTCGTCGCGGCCCCGGTCGCTCGGCCCTTCACCTCCTCGCGCGGCTGGCTGTACAAAACCCGCGGCACCTGTCTCGTCGAGATCGAGACCGACGACGGCATCACGGGCTGGGGCGAATGCTACGGCCCCTCCGCCGTCGCCAAGGCTTTCATCGACACCCAGTTGGCGCCGCGCGTCATTGGCCGCGATCCGTTCGACGTCGAGGTGATCTGGGAAGATCTCTATAACCGGATCAAGGATTACGGCCCGAAGGGCATGTCGATCGCCGCCATCAGCGGCATCGACATCGCGCTGTGGGACATCGTCGGAAAATCCTGCAACAAGCCGGTTCACAAGCTGATCGGCGGTGCGTTCCGCACCTCCGTCAATGCCTACGCGACCGGGCTCTATTTCACCGACATGGACCGGCTGGTCGACGAAGCCGTCGAGGAAGCTTCCGGCTACGTCGAGAAGGGTTTCAAGGCGATCAAGATGAAGATCGGGCTCGGCTCGATCAAGCGCGACTTCGATCGCGTCAAGGCGGTGCGAGAGGCCATTGGTCCCGATATCAAGCTGATGGTCGACGCCAACCACTGCTTCTCGGTCCCCGCCGCGATCCGGCTCGGCCGCAGGCTGGAAGAACTCGATATCGAGTGGTTCGAGGAGCCGATTTCGCCGGAGGATATCGACGGCTATGTCGAGGTGTCGCGGGCGCTCGACATGGCGGTGGCCGGCGGCGAAAACGAATTCACCCGCTGGGGTTTTCGCGACGCCATCGTGCGCAAGGCGATGGACATCGTGCAGCCCGACGTCTGCGCGGCGGGCGGCATCACCGAATGCAAGAAGATCGCAGCCCTCGCCTCGACCCATGGCGTGGAATGCGTGCCGCATGCCTGGGGCTCCGCAGTCGGCCTCGCCGCCACCATCCATTTCCTGGCCTCCATACCGGACCAGCCGCCGAGCCTGTTTCCAATGCCGCCGATGCTGGAATTCGAGCAGGAGGAAAACCCGTTCCGCGACCATCTGGCCGTTACGCCGATCAACCAGGTCAAGGGCGTCATTGCGGTGCCGACCGGCGCCGGCCTCGGCATCGAGGTCGATCGCCGCGTGATAGACCGCTATCGCGTCGCCTGA
- a CDS encoding Bug family tripartite tricarboxylate transporter substrate binding protein gives MLKQGSIILACALAVLATPSQAQTYPSRDITFIVPWNAGGSNDVAARALDPILREHGIKIVIENVVGATGTIGMRRVAGSAPDGYTIGMGTSSTLALIAQGKTPLTNAQFTHIARVSTDPLMLLVPAKAEPKSLEDFIKLMKDNPDKVTIGTPGNYNLNHIFASMTARAAGTNYVNVPYTGGSKVVADLLGGHVASGVLKPSETLGQIQEGLLKPIGIFANERLEMFPDVPTFKDKGYDVFPYGPVVQMAYVVAPAGLPADVRTKLITAFRAAIQDPRFKEFSKKNAFLVDDLTGDALTKEVDSVAGALGTVAAQVFKDQKE, from the coding sequence ATGCTCAAACAGGGCTCGATTATTCTGGCGTGCGCGCTGGCGGTACTGGCTACGCCCAGCCAGGCCCAGACCTATCCTTCACGCGACATCACATTCATCGTGCCCTGGAATGCCGGCGGTTCGAACGACGTCGCAGCGCGCGCGCTCGATCCGATCCTGCGCGAGCACGGCATCAAAATCGTGATCGAGAACGTGGTCGGCGCCACCGGCACCATCGGCATGCGCCGCGTCGCGGGTTCGGCGCCGGACGGCTACACCATCGGCATGGGCACCAGTTCGACGCTGGCACTGATCGCGCAGGGCAAGACGCCGCTGACCAATGCGCAATTCACCCACATCGCCCGCGTCTCGACCGATCCGTTGATGCTGCTGGTGCCGGCCAAGGCCGAGCCAAAATCGCTCGAAGACTTCATCAAGCTGATGAAGGACAATCCCGACAAGGTGACGATCGGCACGCCCGGCAATTACAACCTCAACCACATCTTCGCGTCGATGACGGCGCGCGCCGCCGGCACCAACTATGTCAACGTACCCTATACCGGCGGATCGAAGGTGGTCGCCGACCTGCTCGGCGGGCATGTCGCATCCGGCGTGCTAAAGCCGTCGGAAACGCTGGGGCAGATCCAGGAAGGCCTGCTGAAGCCGATCGGCATTTTTGCCAACGAGCGGCTGGAGATGTTTCCGGACGTCCCGACCTTCAAGGACAAGGGGTACGACGTTTTCCCCTACGGCCCCGTGGTGCAGATGGCCTATGTGGTCGCGCCCGCCGGCCTCCCCGCCGACGTCAGGACCAAGCTGATCACGGCGTTCCGCGCGGCGATCCAGGATCCCCGCTTCAAGGAATTCTCCAAGAAGAACGCGTTTTTGGTCGACGATCTCACGGGAGATGCGCTGACCAAGGAAGTCGACAGCGTTGCCGGTGCGCTCGGCACGGTCGCCGCGCAGGTCTTCAAGGACCAGAAAGAATAG
- a CDS encoding nuclear transport factor 2 family protein, which produces MHTPHHAAADIAALGREWIAAWNSHELERVLALYTDDAEMTSDKIQALGFEADGTLRGKDRLRAYWGKALAMLPNLRFDLIDTYVSPDSVVVFYQNERGAQICEYLRLDAEGKIRQGSANHLAH; this is translated from the coding sequence ATGCACACCCCGCATCACGCGGCAGCGGACATCGCCGCGCTCGGCCGGGAATGGATCGCAGCCTGGAATTCGCACGAACTCGAACGGGTGCTCGCGCTCTACACCGACGACGCGGAAATGACCTCGGACAAGATCCAGGCGCTCGGCTTCGAAGCCGACGGCACCCTGCGCGGCAAGGACAGGCTGCGGGCATATTGGGGCAAGGCACTGGCGATGCTGCCCAACCTGCGGTTCGATTTGATCGACACCTATGTCAGCCCGGACAGCGTGGTCGTGTTCTACCAGAATGAACGCGGCGCGCAGATCTGCGAATATCTTCGGCTCGATGCCGAGGGAAAGATCAGGCAAGGTTCGGCCAACCATCTCGCGCATTGA
- the guaA gene encoding glutamine-hydrolyzing GMP synthase produces MTAAQKASESTPSVASAHDKILIVDFGSQVTQLIARRVREEGVYSEIVPFQKAEAAFKEMKPKAVILSGGPESVHEEGSPRAPQLIFDSGVPVLGICYGQMTMAAQLGGEVEGGHHREFGRADVEVKAASNLFESTWSMGEKHPVWMSHGDRITKMPPGFTVAGVSPNAPFAVIQDEKRKYYGLMFHPEVVHTPDGARLIRNFVRKVAGLTGDWTMRAFREEAIEKIRAQVGKGKVICGLSGGVDSAVAAVLIHEAIGDQLTCVFVDHGMLRLDEAKTVVDLFRHHYNIPLVHVDASKTFLGELDGVTDPEKKRKTIGRLFIDVFDAEAKKLGGADFLAQGTLYPDVIESVSFTGGPSVTIKSHHNVGGLPERMNMKLVEPLRELFKDEVRVLGRELGLPEIFVGRHPFPGPGLAIRCPAEITKEKLDILRNADAVYIDQIRKHGLYDQIWQAFAVLLPVKTVGVMGDGRTYEYVVGLRAVTSTDGMTADFYPFEMKFLGETATRIINEVKGVNRVVYDVTSKPPGTIEWE; encoded by the coding sequence ATGACAGCAGCACAGAAAGCCAGCGAGTCGACGCCGTCAGTGGCCTCGGCGCATGACAAGATTCTGATCGTCGATTTCGGCAGTCAGGTGACGCAACTGATCGCCCGCCGGGTGCGCGAGGAGGGCGTCTATTCCGAGATCGTCCCGTTCCAGAAGGCCGAAGCCGCCTTCAAGGAAATGAAGCCGAAAGCGGTGATCCTCTCTGGCGGCCCGGAGTCGGTGCACGAGGAAGGCTCGCCCCGCGCCCCGCAACTGATCTTCGATTCCGGCGTGCCCGTGCTCGGCATCTGCTACGGCCAGATGACCATGGCCGCCCAGCTCGGCGGCGAGGTCGAGGGCGGCCACCACCGAGAATTCGGCCGCGCCGATGTCGAGGTCAAGGCCGCCAGCAATCTTTTCGAATCGACGTGGTCGATGGGCGAGAAGCATCCGGTGTGGATGAGCCACGGCGACCGCATTACCAAAATGCCGCCAGGCTTCACGGTGGCCGGCGTCTCGCCGAACGCGCCGTTCGCCGTGATCCAGGACGAGAAGCGCAAATATTACGGCCTGATGTTCCACCCCGAAGTGGTGCATACGCCCGACGGCGCCAGGCTGATCCGCAATTTCGTCCGCAAGGTCGCCGGGCTGACCGGCGACTGGACCATGCGCGCCTTCCGCGAGGAGGCGATCGAAAAGATCCGCGCCCAGGTCGGCAAGGGCAAGGTGATCTGCGGCCTCTCCGGCGGCGTCGATTCCGCCGTGGCCGCCGTGCTGATCCATGAAGCGATCGGCGACCAGCTGACGTGTGTGTTCGTCGATCACGGCATGCTGCGGCTCGACGAGGCGAAGACCGTCGTCGACCTGTTCCGGCATCACTACAACATCCCGCTGGTGCATGTGGATGCCTCAAAAACATTCCTCGGCGAACTCGACGGCGTCACCGACCCCGAAAAGAAGCGCAAGACCATCGGCCGCCTGTTCATCGACGTGTTCGATGCGGAAGCGAAAAAGCTCGGTGGCGCGGACTTCCTTGCGCAAGGCACGCTCTATCCTGATGTGATCGAGAGCGTCTCCTTCACCGGCGGCCCCTCGGTGACGATCAAGTCGCACCACAATGTCGGCGGTCTCCCCGAACGCATGAACATGAAGCTGGTCGAGCCGCTGCGCGAACTGTTCAAGGACGAAGTCCGCGTGCTGGGTCGCGAACTCGGCCTCCCCGAAATCTTCGTCGGACGCCACCCGTTCCCGGGCCCCGGCCTCGCCATCCGCTGCCCCGCCGAGATCACAAAGGAAAAGCTCGACATCCTCCGCAACGCCGATGCCGTCTATATCGACCAGATCCGGAAGCACGGCCTCTACGACCAGATCTGGCAGGCCTTTGCCGTGCTGCTGCCGGTGAAGACGGTGGGCGTGATGGGCGACGGCCGGACGTATGAATATGTCGTGGGCCTCCGTGCCGTCACCTCCACCGACGGCATGACGGCGGACTTCTATCCGTTCGAGATGAAGTTCTTGGGCGAGACGGCGACGCGGATCATCAACGAAGTGAAGGGCGTGAACCGGGTGGTATATGACGTGACGAGCAAGCCGCCGGGGACGATTGAGTGGGAGTAG
- a CDS encoding Bug family tripartite tricarboxylate transporter substrate binding protein has product MSDTPQAEGLSSARSFVHFACRALLALLVCGTAASAQTAAPPADPDNYPSRTIRYVVPYPPGGFNDTLARIVSQKLSEAWNVPVVVENRPGGGTLIGSEAVAKAAPDGYTLLGVAFPFGANPSIYKNLPYDTVKDFTPLILAGQTQNLLVIKPSLPINSVKELIDYAKKNPGKVSYGSTGIGSSNHLSMELFKSMAGIDLVHVPYKGSAPMVNDMLGGHIDIAFDNTPNVLPQVNGEKLRALGVSSKARSQLAANVPTVSEAGVPGYEVTVWFGIVGPAGMRPEVVQKLNTELNAIFKMEDVKKRFVDQGVDPVGGTPARFGEHIRAEIGKWAKVVKDANIQPE; this is encoded by the coding sequence ATGTCTGACACGCCGCAGGCTGAAGGTTTATCGAGCGCACGCTCTTTCGTTCACTTCGCCTGCCGCGCGCTCCTCGCTCTCCTCGTCTGCGGCACTGCGGCATCGGCGCAGACTGCCGCGCCGCCGGCTGATCCGGACAATTACCCGAGCCGGACCATCCGCTACGTCGTGCCCTACCCGCCCGGCGGCTTCAACGACACGCTGGCGCGGATCGTTTCGCAAAAGCTCAGCGAGGCCTGGAACGTTCCCGTCGTGGTCGAAAACCGGCCGGGCGGCGGCACGCTGATCGGCTCTGAGGCCGTCGCCAAGGCCGCGCCCGACGGCTACACCCTGCTCGGCGTAGCATTCCCGTTCGGCGCCAACCCCAGCATCTACAAGAACCTACCCTACGACACGGTGAAGGATTTCACGCCGCTGATTCTTGCCGGGCAGACGCAAAATCTTCTGGTGATCAAGCCGTCGCTGCCGATAAATTCTGTGAAGGAGTTGATCGACTACGCCAAAAAGAATCCCGGCAAGGTCAGTTACGGCTCCACCGGCATCGGCTCTTCCAACCATCTGTCGATGGAACTGTTCAAGAGCATGGCCGGGATCGACCTCGTGCATGTGCCCTATAAAGGCAGCGCGCCGATGGTCAACGACATGCTCGGCGGGCACATCGATATCGCTTTCGACAACACGCCAAATGTGCTGCCGCAAGTCAACGGCGAAAAGTTGCGCGCGCTCGGCGTGAGCAGCAAGGCGCGCTCACAGCTCGCGGCAAACGTGCCGACGGTGTCGGAGGCCGGCGTTCCCGGCTACGAGGTCACGGTGTGGTTCGGCATCGTCGGGCCCGCAGGGATGCGGCCGGAAGTCGTGCAGAAGCTGAATACCGAGTTGAATGCGATCTTCAAGATGGAGGATGTGAAGAAGCGATTTGTCGACCAGGGCGTCGACCCCGTCGGCGGCACGCCGGCGCGATTCGGCGAGCATATCCGCGCAGAGATCGGAAAATGGGCGAAGGTGGTGAAGGACGCGAATATCCAGCCGGAGTGA
- a CDS encoding DHCW motif cupin fold protein: MKIPTLPFTVTDWRKVPATKHAGETGEALWHTLDIGDLRVRMVEYSPGYLADHWCDRGHVLYVLEGELETELRDGRKFTLKAGMSYQVSDFGDAAHRSSTKTGAKLFIVD; encoded by the coding sequence ATGAAAATCCCCACCCTGCCCTTCACCGTTACCGACTGGCGCAAGGTCCCCGCGACGAAACATGCCGGAGAAACCGGCGAGGCGCTGTGGCACACGCTCGACATCGGCGATCTGCGCGTCCGAATGGTGGAGTATTCGCCAGGCTATCTCGCCGATCACTGGTGCGATCGCGGACACGTGCTCTATGTGCTGGAAGGCGAGCTTGAGACCGAACTGCGCGACGGGCGCAAGTTCACGCTGAAGGCGGGCATGAGCTACCAGGTGTCGGATTTCGGCGACGCAGCGCATCGGTCGTCGACGAAGACGGGCGCGAAGCTGTTCATTGTGGATTAA
- a CDS encoding RsmB/NOP family class I SAM-dependent RNA methyltransferase yields MTPAARLSAAIELIETIDAQRVPAAKALKEWGTAHRYAGSGDRAAISGLIWDVLRRRSSSAFLMDADTPRARVLGMLKLERGMDADTIAALCDGSRFAPEPLTEAERAALTSRNLDSAPPHIAGDYPEWLDAPLAAVFGDDRVAEATAMASRAPLDLRVNTLKAKREKVLASLKHLGAQETPWSPLGLRIELGADARNPGIHAEEDFIKGAIEVQDEGSQLAALFTAAKPGEQVIDLCAGAGGKTLALAAMMQGKGRLIATDHDKRQLAPIYERLSRAGVHNAEVRAPKGEDDPLADIRASADLVLIDAPCTGTGTWRRNPDAKWRMRPGALEVRLKDQAAVLDRAAALVKPGGRIVYVTCSVLPSENGDQVRGFISRHPEFSIQPPNETASVLWDKAEDFEKAALRSPEGWLMTPRRTGTDGFFVSVLKKA; encoded by the coding sequence ATGACGCCCGCCGCCCGACTGTCCGCCGCCATCGAACTGATCGAGACCATCGACGCACAACGGGTTCCCGCGGCGAAAGCACTGAAGGAGTGGGGCACCGCGCACCGCTACGCCGGCTCGGGCGATCGCGCCGCGATATCAGGGCTGATCTGGGACGTGCTGCGACGGCGATCCTCCAGCGCCTTTCTGATGGACGCCGATACGCCGCGGGCGCGGGTGCTCGGCATGCTCAAGCTCGAACGCGGCATGGATGCTGACACCATCGCCGCGCTCTGTGACGGTTCGCGCTTTGCGCCGGAACCGCTGACCGAGGCCGAACGCGCGGCGCTCACCTCGCGCAACCTCGATTCCGCGCCGCCGCACATCGCGGGCGACTATCCCGAGTGGCTCGATGCGCCGCTGGCCGCCGTGTTCGGTGACGACCGCGTGGCGGAAGCCACTGCGATGGCCAGCCGCGCGCCGCTCGATCTGCGCGTCAACACGCTGAAGGCCAAGCGCGAAAAGGTGCTGGCGTCGCTCAAGCATCTCGGCGCGCAGGAAACGCCGTGGTCGCCGCTCGGCCTGCGCATCGAACTCGGCGCCGATGCCCGCAACCCCGGCATCCATGCCGAGGAGGATTTCATCAAGGGCGCGATCGAAGTGCAGGACGAGGGCTCGCAGCTCGCGGCGCTGTTCACGGCCGCAAAACCCGGCGAGCAGGTAATCGATCTCTGTGCGGGCGCCGGCGGCAAGACGCTGGCGCTGGCTGCGATGATGCAGGGCAAGGGCCGCCTGATCGCGACCGACCATGACAAGCGCCAGCTCGCCCCGATTTACGAGCGGCTGTCGCGCGCCGGCGTCCACAACGCCGAGGTTCGCGCGCCGAAGGGGGAGGACGATCCTCTGGCCGACATCCGTGCGTCAGCCGATCTCGTGCTGATCGACGCGCCTTGCACCGGCACGGGAACCTGGCGCCGCAACCCCGACGCCAAATGGCGGATGCGACCCGGCGCGCTCGAAGTCCGCCTGAAGGACCAGGCGGCAGTGCTTGATCGCGCGGCAGCGCTGGTGAAGCCGGGAGGCCGGATTGTCTACGTCACCTGCTCGGTCTTGCCGAGCGAGAATGGCGATCAGGTTCGCGGTTTCATTTCGCGTCATCCGGAGTTTTCGATTCAGCCGCCGAACGAGACGGCGAGCGTGCTGTGGGACAAGGCCGAGGATTTCGAGAAGGCCGCGCTGCGATCGCCGGAGGGCTGGCTGATGACGCCGCGAAGGACGGGCACGGATGGGTTTTTCGTGTCGGTGCTGAAGAAGGCGTGA
- a CDS encoding fumarylacetoacetate hydrolase family protein, translated as MKFVSFRTEDFVRAGVLLGNGDGADDRVVDLAHPSMRGALRDTQPQMLALIDAGLDEVVAQIGAHGLTQEATLPLVTVTLTAPLPKPRRIFGIAHNYRDALAERGMAPPDKPVLFMKAQHTILGCGQPIVLPKGIGGVTYEAELAAVIGTRVEKVSKERALDHVVAYGCFNDISASEIIKADGHFNRGKNFATFGPFGPFLASRDEVKDPHALTVTLKVDGRMLQSGSTRNMLFDVADLVAYLSSLQVLEPGDIIATGTPAGVAGLHKPPAWLQPGSTVEVEVEGLGRLHNPIIEGPAPDA; from the coding sequence ATGAAATTCGTCAGCTTCCGGACCGAGGATTTTGTACGCGCCGGCGTACTGCTCGGGAATGGCGACGGGGCGGATGACCGCGTTGTCGACCTCGCGCATCCCTCGATGCGGGGGGCGCTGCGGGACACCCAGCCGCAGATGCTGGCCCTGATCGATGCCGGCCTCGACGAGGTCGTCGCGCAGATCGGCGCGCACGGACTGACGCAAGAAGCCACGCTTCCGCTTGTCACCGTCACGCTGACAGCGCCGCTGCCAAAGCCGCGGCGCATTTTCGGCATCGCTCACAATTACCGCGATGCGCTCGCCGAGCGCGGCATGGCACCGCCGGACAAGCCGGTGCTGTTCATGAAGGCACAGCATACGATCCTGGGCTGCGGACAGCCGATCGTGCTGCCGAAAGGTATCGGCGGGGTCACCTATGAGGCTGAACTGGCCGCCGTAATCGGCACCCGCGTCGAGAAGGTCAGCAAGGAGCGAGCGCTCGATCACGTCGTGGCCTATGGCTGTTTCAACGACATCAGCGCCAGCGAGATCATCAAGGCCGACGGCCACTTCAACCGCGGCAAGAATTTCGCGACGTTCGGGCCGTTCGGGCCATTTCTCGCCTCGCGCGACGAGGTGAAGGACCCGCACGCGCTCACGGTAACGCTGAAGGTCGACGGCCGCATGCTGCAATCCGGCTCGACGCGGAACATGCTGTTCGACGTCGCCGATCTCGTCGCCTATCTCTCCTCCCTGCAGGTGCTCGAACCCGGCGACATCATCGCCACCGGCACACCGGCCGGCGTGGCTGGACTACACAAGCCGCCGGCGTGGCTCCAGCCGGGCTCGACCGTCGAGGTCGAGGTCGAGGGTCTCGGCCGCCTGCACAATCCGATCATCGAAGGACCCGCGCCAGATGCCTGA
- a CDS encoding GntR family transcriptional regulator, protein MTTSLKRIEREPLWDLAHAQLRDALLAGRFEPGTVLTLRFLAEQFGTSITPVRDAVTRLVAQGVLQQGPRNSAIVPNLSRKELADLTVVRCALEGRAAREAALQKHDAATFRQLEERLSKMQSLIQARKLESYLEHHRKFHFGIYAMSGIPLLVDTIENMWLRCGPVLSFVIPEYVVLLKGWDHHTAALKAILAGDAARAEAEIVADITEAAHYLGGLGDATGQLRRPAIL, encoded by the coding sequence ATGACGACGTCACTGAAGCGAATCGAACGCGAACCGCTGTGGGATCTGGCCCATGCGCAGTTGCGCGATGCGCTGCTCGCGGGCCGGTTCGAGCCCGGCACCGTGCTGACGCTGCGTTTTCTCGCCGAACAATTCGGCACCTCGATCACGCCGGTGCGCGACGCCGTCACGCGCCTGGTGGCGCAGGGCGTGCTGCAGCAAGGCCCGCGCAATTCGGCGATCGTGCCGAACCTGTCGCGCAAGGAACTCGCCGACCTGACAGTGGTGCGCTGCGCGCTCGAAGGCCGCGCGGCGCGCGAGGCCGCGCTGCAGAAGCATGACGCCGCAACGTTTCGCCAGCTCGAGGAGCGCCTGTCAAAAATGCAGTCGCTGATCCAGGCGCGAAAGCTCGAAAGCTATCTCGAACATCACCGCAAATTCCATTTCGGCATCTACGCGATGTCCGGCATCCCGCTGCTGGTCGACACCATCGAGAACATGTGGCTGCGCTGCGGCCCGGTGCTGTCCTTCGTGATCCCCGAATATGTCGTGCTGCTGAAGGGCTGGGATCACCACACCGCCGCGCTGAAGGCGATTCTGGCCGGCGATGCGGCGCGCGCCGAGGCCGAGATCGTCGCCGACATTACGGAGGCCGCGCATTATCTCGGCGGGCTCGGGGATGCGACCGGGCAATTGCGGCGGCCCGCGATTCTGTAG
- a CDS encoding mandelate racemase/muconate lactonizing enzyme family protein: MRITSIKAVPISYRVPEGQNVRLGIGRAVKRDAVLVKVSTDEGLTGWGEAHHGRCPGAIAKLIDTTISELVVGMDAIDVVGVWQRVYQMQLASHGMGYAAAMALSGLDLALWDIRAKAVGWPLYKLLGGASKSIKAYAGGISLGYQPPASLAQEALGYVSQGYRAVKLRVGDNPRDDVARATAVREAVGDDIEILVDANTGYTVDDVRRVMPAYQELQIGWLEEPFPAQDYRSYQTAASLGTTPLAAGENHFTRFEFTRLIEDGAVSFVQPDLSKTGGVTEAMRIAGMAYAWKLSYNPHTSATGINMAATINTLAAVDLPGYFEGDVAKHNPFRDEVGGLPYKLDKDGCVKPSETPGLGVEINEDFINAHPLIEGPCYV, from the coding sequence ATGCGCATTACATCGATCAAGGCCGTCCCGATTTCCTACCGCGTGCCGGAAGGCCAGAACGTCCGGCTCGGCATCGGCCGCGCCGTCAAGCGCGATGCGGTGCTGGTGAAAGTCTCTACCGATGAGGGGCTGACCGGATGGGGCGAGGCCCATCACGGCCGCTGCCCCGGCGCGATTGCAAAACTGATCGACACCACGATCTCGGAACTCGTCGTCGGCATGGATGCGATCGATGTCGTCGGCGTCTGGCAGCGGGTCTACCAGATGCAGTTGGCGAGCCACGGCATGGGCTATGCCGCCGCGATGGCCTTGAGTGGCCTCGATCTGGCGCTGTGGGATATCCGCGCCAAGGCCGTCGGCTGGCCGCTCTACAAATTGCTCGGCGGCGCCTCGAAATCGATCAAGGCGTATGCGGGCGGCATCTCGCTCGGTTACCAGCCTCCGGCATCGCTCGCGCAGGAAGCGCTCGGCTACGTCTCGCAAGGCTATCGCGCCGTCAAGCTGCGCGTCGGCGACAACCCGCGCGACGACGTCGCCCGTGCCACTGCCGTCCGCGAGGCGGTCGGCGATGACATCGAGATCCTGGTGGACGCCAACACCGGTTACACCGTCGACGACGTGCGCCGCGTGATGCCGGCCTACCAGGAACTGCAGATCGGATGGCTGGAAGAGCCGTTTCCGGCGCAGGACTATCGCTCCTACCAGACGGCCGCCTCGCTCGGCACCACGCCGCTGGCCGCCGGCGAAAATCATTTCACCCGGTTCGAATTCACCCGCCTGATCGAGGACGGCGCGGTGAGTTTTGTGCAGCCGGACCTGTCCAAGACCGGCGGCGTCACCGAAGCGATGCGGATCGCCGGCATGGCCTATGCGTGGAAGCTCTCCTACAACCCGCACACCTCGGCGACCGGCATCAATATGGCCGCGACCATCAACACACTCGCCGCCGTCGATCTCCCCGGCTATTTCGAAGGAGATGTCGCCAAACACAACCCGTTCCGCGATGAGGTCGGCGGCCTTCCCTACAAGCTCGACAAGGACGGCTGCGTGAAGCCGTCGGAAACGCCGGGCCTCGGCGTCGAGATCAATGAGGACTTCATCAACGCCCATCCACTGATCGAGGGACCCTGCTATGTCTGA
- a CDS encoding NAD(P)-dependent oxidoreductase, which yields MPDKPIVLLTNAMHPDGEAILAPHVRMIVPPDAKAETLREWAREADGIIVRAKLPDDIVDHAPRLKGMVRHGVGLDFIPVAAATARGIAVANLPGSNTNAVAEYVMSALMHLRRPLYQLDGNLRSKGWNAARPAADGFTELSTTTLGILGVGTIGRRIADIARDGFGMKVLGTSRRKGALPSGVEEVSLEDLFARSDAIAVCCALTDETRGMVSRALISRMRSHAVLVNVSRGAVIETRALVDALRAQKIGGAALDVFDVQPLPANDALFDCPNLLLTPHTAGITATSGRAMAVGSAEEMLRILRGEQPLNLVNPAYKAA from the coding sequence ATGCCTGACAAGCCGATCGTTCTGTTGACCAATGCGATGCATCCCGACGGCGAAGCGATCCTCGCGCCGCACGTCAGGATGATCGTGCCGCCGGACGCGAAGGCCGAGACCCTGCGCGAATGGGCCAGGGAGGCCGACGGCATCATCGTGCGCGCCAAACTGCCCGACGATATCGTGGACCATGCGCCGCGCCTGAAGGGCATGGTACGGCACGGCGTCGGCCTCGACTTTATCCCGGTTGCCGCCGCCACTGCGCGCGGCATCGCGGTCGCCAACCTGCCGGGCAGCAACACCAACGCGGTCGCCGAATACGTCATGTCGGCGCTGATGCATCTTCGCCGACCGCTCTACCAGCTGGACGGCAATCTGCGCAGCAAGGGCTGGAATGCGGCGCGCCCGGCAGCAGACGGTTTTACCGAACTCAGCACGACCACGCTCGGCATCCTCGGCGTGGGCACCATCGGCCGCCGCATCGCCGATATCGCGCGCGACGGCTTTGGGATGAAGGTGCTCGGCACCTCCCGCCGCAAGGGCGCGCTGCCATCAGGCGTGGAGGAAGTCTCGCTCGAGGATTTGTTCGCCCGCAGCGACGCGATCGCGGTGTGCTGCGCGCTGACCGACGAAACCCGCGGCATGGTCAGCCGCGCGCTGATCTCACGGATGCGGTCGCACGCCGTGCTGGTCAACGTCTCGCGCGGCGCCGTGATCGAGACGCGAGCCCTCGTCGATGCGCTGAGGGCACAGAAGATCGGTGGCGCTGCGCTCGACGTGTTCGACGTGCAGCCCCTGCCCGCGAATGACGCTCTGTTCGATTGTCCGAACCTCTTGCTGACGCCGCATACCGCCGGGATCACCGCCACCAGCGGCCGCGCGATGGCGGTGGGCTCGGCCGAGGAAATGCTTCGCATCCTGCGCGGCGAGCAGCCGCTCAATCTCGTCAATCCCGCCTACAAGGCGGCGTGA